A single genomic interval of Candidatus Binatia bacterium harbors:
- a CDS encoding PAS domain S-box protein encodes MSKLSDAATNGSSTGSIGQSEREALEVGLSSPDASTEPLLCVVDAAGHIRQINSSWSRSLGRDDEALVGTRFLDLVHPDDRAPTAEFFAEIGSREKVADFRNRIVREPGKFSWIQWAATADPESKRIYLTAKDITELARARAEQERTADDLTRLIDTANAPIIGIDAEGRVNEWNQTAARITGFDKAEVLGRNLVNDFITDDYKAAVKEVLDKALRG; translated from the coding sequence TTGTCGAAGCTAAGTGACGCTGCAACAAACGGCTCTTCGACTGGTTCGATTGGTCAATCGGAGAGGGAAGCGCTTGAGGTTGGACTTTCCAGTCCTGACGCGTCGACGGAGCCCTTACTTTGCGTTGTCGATGCCGCGGGTCACATACGGCAGATCAACTCTTCATGGAGTCGGTCGCTGGGGCGCGATGATGAGGCTCTTGTGGGAACTCGATTCTTGGATCTGGTACACCCCGACGACCGAGCCCCGACGGCCGAGTTCTTCGCCGAGATAGGGAGTAGAGAGAAGGTTGCGGACTTCCGGAACCGGATCGTTCGCGAGCCCGGGAAGTTTTCTTGGATCCAGTGGGCGGCAACGGCGGATCCGGAAAGTAAGCGCATTTACCTAACGGCGAAGGATATCACGGAATTGGCGCGAGCCCGGGCAGAGCAGGAGCGCACGGCCGATGACCTGACCCGGTTGATTGACACCGCGAATGCTCCGATCATCGGAATCGATGCGGAGGGGCGGGTCAACGAATGGAACCAAACCGCGGCGCGGATCACTGGTTTTGACAAGGCTGAAGTGCTTGGGCGCAATTTGGTGAACGACTTCATCACCGATGATTACAAGGCGGCGGTGAAGGAGGTGCTGGATAAGGCGCTTCGTGGA